A stretch of Leucobacter aridicollis DNA encodes these proteins:
- a CDS encoding peptide MFS transporter encodes MTKSRPSTAASPGAPEHTTHPGTGVTTALGIVVDDAKPSGLLTLSGVEMWERFSFYGLQVLLAYYLYYSLGEGGLGLPQPVALGIAGAYGGLVYIAQIVGAWVADRVLAPKYVVLVGGSAILAGHIMLAVVPGLIGLIVGLALIVIGTGGLKVNTTMMVGELYPNGGPRRDAGYSIYYMGITIGAFAGPLVTGWLNQSWGFHVAFGAAAAGMALGLGQYVFGMRRLPASTGVVPNPLPAAERARWIWITAILIVAITLAVAFGLVRPDNISNVVALVVLVATLGLFTMLLTNRKVTRQERRAVVRYIPVFLMSLVFWTLLFQLFTAFAVFADTKIHLTVGSLTMPPSLIVTLESLAVAAITALLAVLWTRSRASRMQPVTKLVVGVIAMSAGAAIIVPFGLAAGVTMPLLVALLVMVFFAFGESLFAPSALSFTAELAPKAATSQMTALYFLTMAGGSTFAGWISQSYREGAEAQYFGTVAVVSLALIVALGVAYKLVDRAMSSR; translated from the coding sequence ATGACGAAATCCCGCCCCTCCACCGCCGCCTCGCCCGGCGCGCCGGAGCACACCACGCACCCCGGAACCGGTGTGACGACAGCCCTCGGCATCGTGGTCGACGACGCGAAACCGAGCGGCCTACTCACGCTCTCCGGCGTCGAGATGTGGGAGCGCTTCAGCTTCTACGGCCTGCAGGTCCTGCTCGCCTACTACCTCTACTACTCGCTCGGCGAGGGCGGGCTCGGCCTCCCCCAGCCTGTCGCGCTCGGGATCGCTGGCGCCTACGGCGGCCTCGTCTACATCGCGCAGATCGTCGGCGCCTGGGTCGCCGACCGCGTGCTGGCACCCAAGTACGTCGTCCTCGTGGGCGGCTCCGCAATCCTCGCTGGCCACATCATGCTCGCCGTCGTCCCCGGCCTCATCGGGCTCATCGTCGGCCTCGCGCTCATCGTGATCGGCACCGGCGGCCTGAAAGTGAACACGACCATGATGGTCGGCGAGCTCTACCCGAACGGCGGGCCCCGACGCGACGCCGGCTACTCGATCTACTACATGGGCATCACCATCGGCGCGTTCGCCGGGCCGCTCGTCACCGGATGGCTCAACCAGTCCTGGGGCTTCCACGTCGCCTTCGGCGCCGCCGCAGCCGGCATGGCCCTCGGCCTCGGCCAGTACGTGTTCGGCATGCGCCGCCTGCCCGCAAGCACCGGGGTCGTTCCGAACCCCCTCCCCGCCGCCGAACGAGCACGCTGGATCTGGATCACCGCGATCCTGATCGTCGCAATCACCCTCGCGGTCGCGTTCGGCCTGGTGCGGCCCGACAACATCAGCAACGTCGTCGCGCTCGTCGTGCTCGTCGCGACGCTCGGCCTGTTCACGATGCTGCTCACGAACCGCAAGGTGACCAGGCAAGAGCGACGCGCTGTCGTACGCTACATCCCGGTGTTCCTCATGAGCCTGGTGTTCTGGACGCTCCTGTTCCAGCTCTTCACCGCCTTCGCCGTGTTCGCGGACACGAAGATTCACCTCACCGTCGGCTCGCTCACCATGCCGCCCTCGCTCATCGTGACCCTCGAGAGCCTCGCCGTCGCGGCCATCACCGCGCTGCTCGCTGTCCTCTGGACCCGCAGCCGTGCCTCGCGCATGCAGCCCGTCACGAAGCTCGTCGTCGGCGTCATCGCGATGTCCGCCGGCGCGGCGATCATCGTGCCGTTCGGCCTCGCAGCGGGCGTCACCATGCCGCTGCTCGTCGCGCTGCTCGTGATGGTGTTCTTCGCGTTCGGCGAGTCCCTCTTCGCGCCGTCCGCGCTGTCATTCACGGCCGAGCTCGCGCCGAAGGCCGCGACGTCGCAGATGACCGCACTGTACTTCCTCACCATGGCGGGCGGCTCGACCTTCGCCGGGTGGATCTCCCAGTCGTACCGGGAGGGCGCGGAGGCGCAGTACTTTGGCACCGTCGCAGTCGTCTCGCTTGCGCTCATCGTCGCACTCGGTGTCGCGTACAAGCTCGTCGACCGGGCGATGTCGAGCCGCTAG
- a CDS encoding UPF0182 family protein — protein sequence MTEQTTSAPRSRRLSPLAITIILVVALIIAFLAVSSVMTEILWFNQLGYLPVFATQWIAAGAMFIVGFLAMSIPVFLAIDIAYRKRPVYARLTAQLDRYQEVIEPLRRLVKWLLPAMLGIFAGIAAASSWRTVLLWWNSEPSGEKDAQFGFDISFFLFDLPLWQSVTSFASAVVLISLLVGAATSYLYGGISFNERELRVSKSTRIQTAILATLYLVIQAVSLWLDQYATVTSTEGYATGAMYSSVHATIPGKQILAGIAAIVAVLFIVTAVTGKWRIPVIGTALLIVSSLVLGVGYPWAIQQFRVVPDEQSMESEYIGRNIDATRKAYGLDEVKVERYDAVTDAEPGALRNDAVATSNIRIMDPEVISRTFAQLEQSKQYYKFPKSLNVDRYELDGQVEDTVSAIRDIDISGQTSWYNRTLVFTHGYGLVAAYGNQRSPGGEPVFLESGIPTSGRLGEFEPRVYFGMDSPEYSIVGGERDKAIELDFPSDIESTPEAPAAEAEGATPAEENADAETTADATAGDEAATEEAPATEAPAEEDVPADAGDAAEGDVEAAAGGRANLTTFKGEGGPTLSNIFSKIMFALKFQDVEILLSGAVVDGSQILFDRNPVERVQKVAPYLTIDAAPYASVVDGKLKWIIDGYTTSAQYPYSEVTDMNALTVDADNQRASMLAKPVNYIRNSVKATVDAYDGSVDLYAWDSEDPLLKSWSKIFPGTLKSVDDMSGELLSHVRYPTDMFKVQREVLSKYHVTDAGAFYSAEDAWRTPDDPVASANENERNPAQPPYYLTLSAGKGADPTYSIYSTYIPDARGETARDILTGYLAANSNAGSEAGKVSEDYGTLKLLTLPKSNTIPAPGQVQNSFNTDPKVSTELNLLRQGGTRVISGNLLTLPVGGGLLYVQPVYLEASTGTKFPLLQKVLVSFGDDIAFEDTLDKALDELFGGNSGANAGDGDSDVPADPDPGTDGETAEPGDGSGSQASPALKQALQDMKKAIDDRTAAMKDGDLKKFAEADERLEDALTRALEAGN from the coding sequence GTGACCGAACAGACTACTTCTGCCCCCCGATCGCGCCGTCTTTCCCCGCTCGCAATCACGATCATTCTCGTGGTCGCGTTGATCATCGCGTTCCTCGCGGTCTCGTCAGTGATGACCGAGATCCTATGGTTCAACCAGCTCGGGTATCTGCCCGTGTTTGCGACGCAGTGGATCGCGGCAGGCGCCATGTTCATCGTCGGCTTCCTTGCGATGTCGATCCCGGTGTTCCTCGCCATTGACATTGCGTACCGGAAGCGCCCGGTGTATGCCCGGCTGACCGCGCAACTTGACCGCTACCAGGAGGTGATCGAACCCCTGCGGCGCCTCGTGAAGTGGCTCTTGCCCGCGATGCTCGGCATCTTTGCCGGCATCGCCGCCGCCTCGAGCTGGCGAACCGTGCTGCTCTGGTGGAACTCGGAGCCCTCCGGCGAGAAGGACGCGCAGTTCGGCTTCGACATCTCCTTCTTCCTCTTCGACCTCCCACTTTGGCAGTCGGTGACCTCGTTCGCCTCGGCGGTCGTGCTCATCTCGCTGCTCGTCGGTGCGGCCACGAGCTACCTGTACGGTGGCATCTCGTTCAACGAGCGTGAGCTCCGCGTCTCGAAGTCGACCCGTATTCAGACCGCGATCCTCGCGACCCTGTACCTCGTCATCCAGGCGGTGAGCCTCTGGCTCGATCAGTACGCCACGGTCACGAGCACTGAGGGGTACGCGACGGGTGCGATGTACTCGAGCGTCCACGCGACGATCCCCGGCAAGCAGATCCTCGCCGGCATCGCTGCGATCGTCGCCGTGCTGTTCATCGTGACCGCGGTCACCGGCAAGTGGCGGATCCCCGTCATTGGCACCGCCCTGCTCATCGTCTCGAGCCTCGTGCTCGGCGTCGGCTACCCGTGGGCAATCCAGCAGTTCCGCGTCGTCCCCGACGAGCAGAGCATGGAGTCCGAGTACATCGGTCGAAACATCGATGCGACGCGAAAGGCCTACGGTCTCGACGAGGTGAAGGTCGAGCGCTACGACGCCGTCACTGATGCCGAGCCGGGCGCGCTGCGCAACGACGCGGTCGCGACCTCGAACATCCGCATCATGGACCCCGAGGTCATCTCGCGAACCTTCGCGCAGCTCGAGCAGTCGAAGCAGTACTACAAGTTCCCGAAGTCGCTGAACGTCGATCGCTACGAGCTCGACGGGCAGGTCGAAGACACCGTCTCGGCCATCCGTGACATCGACATCTCGGGACAGACCAGCTGGTACAACCGCACGCTCGTGTTCACGCACGGCTATGGCCTGGTCGCCGCGTACGGCAACCAGCGTTCGCCCGGTGGCGAGCCCGTCTTCCTCGAGAGCGGCATCCCCACGAGCGGCCGCCTGGGCGAGTTCGAGCCCCGCGTCTACTTCGGCATGGATTCGCCCGAGTACTCGATCGTCGGCGGCGAACGCGACAAGGCCATCGAGCTCGACTTCCCGTCGGACATCGAGAGCACGCCGGAGGCCCCGGCCGCCGAGGCTGAGGGGGCGACCCCGGCCGAGGAGAACGCTGACGCCGAGACCACCGCAGACGCCACCGCGGGTGACGAGGCGGCGACCGAGGAAGCCCCGGCAACGGAGGCTCCCGCCGAGGAAGACGTGCCGGCCGACGCCGGTGACGCAGCCGAGGGCGACGTCGAGGCCGCAGCTGGCGGCCGCGCAAACCTCACCACCTTTAAGGGCGAGGGCGGGCCGACGCTGAGCAACATCTTCTCGAAGATCATGTTCGCGCTGAAGTTCCAGGACGTCGAGATTCTGCTGTCTGGCGCCGTGGTTGACGGCTCGCAGATCCTGTTCGACCGTAACCCGGTTGAGCGCGTCCAGAAGGTCGCGCCGTACCTCACGATCGATGCGGCACCATACGCGTCGGTGGTGGACGGCAAGCTCAAGTGGATCATCGACGGTTACACGACCTCCGCGCAGTACCCGTACTCCGAGGTCACCGACATGAACGCGCTGACCGTTGACGCGGACAACCAGCGCGCGAGCATGCTCGCCAAGCCGGTGAACTACATTCGCAACTCGGTGAAGGCCACTGTCGACGCCTACGACGGCAGTGTTGACCTGTACGCGTGGGACAGCGAGGACCCGCTCCTCAAGTCGTGGAGCAAGATCTTCCCGGGCACGCTGAAGAGCGTCGACGACATGAGCGGCGAACTGCTCAGCCACGTGCGCTACCCGACTGACATGTTCAAGGTGCAGCGCGAGGTGCTGAGCAAGTACCACGTGACCGACGCCGGGGCGTTCTACTCGGCCGAGGACGCGTGGCGTACGCCTGACGATCCGGTAGCGAGCGCGAACGAGAACGAGCGCAACCCTGCGCAGCCGCCGTACTACCTCACGCTCTCCGCGGGCAAGGGTGCGGATCCCACGTACTCGATCTACTCGACGTACATTCCTGACGCGCGAGGCGAGACCGCCCGAGACATCCTCACGGGGTACCTCGCGGCGAACTCGAACGCGGGCTCCGAGGCCGGCAAGGTATCGGAAGACTACGGCACGCTCAAGCTGCTCACGCTCCCCAAGAGCAACACCATCCCGGCTCCGGGTCAGGTGCAGAACAGCTTCAACACCGATCCGAAGGTGTCGACCGAGCTGAACCTGCTGCGCCAGGGCGGCACGCGCGTGATCAGCGGTAACCTCCTGACCCTCCCGGTCGGTGGTGGTCTGCTCTACGTGCAGCCCGTCTACCTCGAGGCGTCGACTGGAACGAAGTTCCCGCTGCTGCAGAAGGTGCTCGTCTCGTTCGGTGACGACATCGCGTTCGAGGACACCCTCGACAAGGCACTTGACGAGCTGTTCGGCGGCAACTCGGGCGCGAACGCCGGCGACGGCGATAGCGATGTTCCCGCTGATCCGGATCCCGGCACTGACGGCGAGACCGCCGAGCCAGGCGACGGCTCCGGTTCGCAGGCCTCGCCGGCGCTGAAGCAGGCGCTGCAGGACATGAAGAAGGCCATCGATGACCGCACCGCGGCCATGAAGGATGGCGATCTGAAGAAGTTCGCAGAGGCCGACGAGCGACTCGAGGACGCGCTGACGCGGGCCCTGGAGGCCGGTAACTAG
- a CDS encoding zinc-dependent metalloprotease — MNNDDMQPGGPDESSGPNFEELQRLLQNMLSGQQDAELDPTVLAKAAGISADPAVLGALFSTLRGAMSNPSDKIDWSVARRTALDAAGGDAGADAGPANRAFPLASLWLDEATELGPVSDSPRTVNRIEWVQRSIDTWISLAEPVAESVSQALMNSMSTQMPEEMAAALQQASPMLRSVGGALFAVQLGSIVGQLSGEVVSAGDIGIPLFEGAGYEGGALLPSGIAKFAEGLDQDLEAVTLYLAVRELAHARLFRHTKWLRLHLLTAITDYARGIHIDTDRIEEFSRDLDPSQPDQIQEILASGALFPPKTPSQEAAHERLETMLALIEGWVDIVTEDATSRLPGAGAIAEMVRRRRATGGPGERAFAALAGLELRPRRLREAAAMWRAVVDRGGIATRDGLWSHPDIMPTAEEIDAPDLLLTRIGLLGDGTPESDPFDDELRKLLSGENSADGPDSTGDSSGDSPAT, encoded by the coding sequence GTGAACAACGACGATATGCAGCCAGGCGGGCCGGACGAGTCGTCGGGCCCCAACTTTGAAGAATTGCAGCGTCTGCTGCAGAACATGTTGAGCGGTCAGCAAGACGCGGAGCTCGACCCGACCGTGCTCGCAAAAGCAGCGGGCATCTCCGCCGATCCTGCGGTGCTCGGCGCGCTGTTCTCCACGCTACGCGGCGCGATGTCGAACCCGAGCGACAAGATCGATTGGTCCGTCGCCCGCCGAACCGCGCTCGACGCCGCCGGCGGCGATGCCGGGGCTGACGCTGGCCCGGCGAACCGCGCGTTCCCGCTCGCGTCGCTGTGGCTCGATGAGGCGACGGAGCTCGGCCCCGTGTCCGATTCACCCCGCACGGTCAATCGCATCGAATGGGTCCAGCGGTCTATCGACACGTGGATCAGCCTCGCTGAGCCCGTCGCCGAGTCGGTCTCGCAGGCGCTCATGAACTCGATGAGCACGCAGATGCCGGAGGAGATGGCGGCCGCGTTGCAGCAGGCCAGCCCGATGCTCCGCAGCGTCGGCGGCGCGCTCTTCGCGGTGCAGCTTGGCTCAATCGTTGGCCAGTTGTCTGGCGAGGTCGTCTCCGCCGGCGACATCGGCATCCCGCTGTTTGAGGGCGCCGGGTACGAGGGCGGTGCGCTCCTGCCGAGCGGTATCGCGAAGTTCGCCGAGGGCCTCGATCAGGATCTCGAAGCGGTCACCCTGTATCTCGCGGTGCGCGAGCTCGCGCACGCCCGCCTGTTCCGACACACGAAGTGGCTCCGGCTCCACCTGCTCACCGCGATCACGGACTACGCGCGCGGGATCCACATCGACACCGACCGCATCGAGGAGTTCTCGCGCGATCTCGATCCGTCGCAGCCGGACCAGATTCAGGAGATCCTCGCCAGCGGCGCGCTCTTCCCACCGAAGACCCCCTCGCAGGAGGCGGCACACGAGCGGCTCGAGACGATGCTCGCCCTCATCGAGGGCTGGGTCGACATTGTCACCGAGGACGCAACGAGCCGGCTCCCCGGCGCGGGCGCGATCGCCGAGATGGTGCGCCGCCGACGCGCGACCGGTGGCCCGGGTGAGCGCGCCTTCGCCGCCCTCGCCGGCCTCGAACTCCGTCCCCGACGGCTGCGCGAGGCCGCCGCAATGTGGCGTGCCGTTGTCGACCGCGGCGGCATCGCGACGCGTGACGGCCTGTGGTCGCACCCCGACATCATGCCGACGGCCGAGGAAATCGATGCGCCGGATCTGCTCCTCACCCGCATCGGCCTGCTCGGCGACGGCACCCCGGAGAGCGATCCGTTCGACGACGAGCTCCGTAAGCTGCTGAGCGGCGAGAACTCCGCGGACGGCCCCGACTCAACGGGCGATTCGAGCGGCGACTCCCCCGCGACCTAG
- a CDS encoding ATP-dependent helicase, with translation MTSEAASILEALDPDQRQIAQALRGPVAVLAGAGTGKTRAITHRIAYGVRTGVYDPQRVLAVTFTRKAAGELQGRLRELGADGVRARTFHGAALAQLSHFWPQFVGGDAPQILPGKVAAISQTVESMGLRLGGETLRDIAAEIEWRKVSLLSMDAYAQQLPNRPALAGVESEKLLDIHEGYTKLLEERRQIDFEDVLVLLSGMLEVEPRAALQVREQYRFFTVDEFQDVSPLQHHVLRLWLGARDDLCVVGDASQTIYSFAGASSSFLLRFGAEYPNAREFKLERNYRSTPPIVVGANRLMRDKPGALQLSPMRPADDAVPQFSWFQTEQDEARAVAQAIAQARRGGTPASDIAVLYRTNAQSARIEEALASEGIPIRVHGAQRFYDRADVRRAILLIRGQAKAGDDRPLFQIVSDMLREVGWTAKPPEGSAERERWEALNSILSLADDMPAGTTIVRFSEELLARQRSQHEPKMEAVTLSAVHAAKGLEWPLVHVVGLSEGIFPISHAQTEQAIEEERRLAYVAFTRARDVLLLSGFASAARVARQPSRFVAEAGVGR, from the coding sequence GTGACGAGCGAAGCGGCAAGCATCCTCGAGGCCCTCGACCCTGATCAGCGGCAGATCGCCCAGGCGCTTCGGGGCCCCGTCGCGGTGCTCGCTGGCGCCGGCACCGGCAAGACGCGCGCGATCACGCACCGCATCGCCTATGGCGTGCGGACCGGGGTGTACGATCCGCAGCGTGTGCTCGCCGTGACGTTCACCCGGAAGGCGGCGGGTGAGCTGCAGGGGCGCCTGCGGGAACTCGGCGCTGACGGGGTCCGCGCGCGGACGTTCCACGGTGCCGCGCTGGCCCAGCTCAGCCACTTCTGGCCCCAGTTTGTCGGGGGAGACGCGCCCCAGATCCTTCCGGGGAAGGTCGCCGCGATCTCGCAGACCGTCGAGTCGATGGGGCTGCGGCTCGGCGGCGAAACGCTGCGCGACATCGCCGCCGAGATCGAGTGGCGGAAGGTGTCGCTCCTGAGCATGGACGCCTACGCCCAACAGCTCCCGAATCGGCCCGCACTCGCGGGGGTCGAGAGCGAGAAGCTGCTCGACATCCACGAGGGCTACACGAAGCTCCTCGAGGAGCGCCGCCAGATCGATTTCGAAGACGTGCTCGTGCTGCTGTCGGGCATGCTTGAGGTCGAGCCGCGCGCCGCGCTGCAGGTGCGCGAACAGTACCGGTTTTTCACCGTCGACGAGTTCCAAGACGTCTCGCCCCTCCAGCATCACGTGCTTCGCCTCTGGCTGGGCGCCCGCGACGACCTGTGCGTCGTTGGCGACGCGAGCCAGACCATCTACTCGTTCGCCGGGGCGTCGAGTTCGTTCCTGCTCCGATTCGGAGCCGAGTACCCGAACGCCCGCGAATTCAAGCTCGAGCGAAACTACCGCTCCACGCCGCCCATCGTCGTCGGCGCGAACCGACTGATGCGGGACAAGCCCGGCGCGCTGCAGCTCAGCCCCATGCGCCCGGCCGACGACGCGGTCCCACAGTTCTCGTGGTTCCAGACCGAGCAGGATGAGGCGCGCGCGGTCGCTCAAGCGATCGCGCAGGCCCGGCGCGGGGGCACGCCAGCCTCTGACATCGCGGTGCTCTATCGAACGAACGCGCAGTCCGCGCGGATCGAGGAGGCGCTCGCGAGCGAGGGCATTCCCATCCGCGTGCATGGCGCCCAGCGGTTCTACGACCGTGCCGACGTGCGGCGCGCGATCCTGCTCATCCGCGGCCAGGCGAAGGCCGGCGACGACCGCCCGCTGTTCCAGATCGTGAGCGACATGCTCCGGGAGGTGGGCTGGACTGCCAAGCCTCCCGAGGGGTCCGCTGAACGGGAACGCTGGGAAGCGCTGAACTCCATCCTGTCGCTGGCCGACGACATGCCCGCGGGCACCACGATCGTGCGCTTCAGCGAAGAGCTTCTCGCCCGGCAGCGGTCGCAGCACGAACCGAAGATGGAAGCCGTGACCCTCAGCGCGGTGCACGCGGCGAAAGGCCTGGAGTGGCCGCTCGTGCACGTCGTTGGCCTTAGCGAGGGGATCTTCCCGATCTCGCACGCCCAGACCGAGCAGGCGATCGAGGAGGAGCGCCGGCTCGCCTATGTCGCGTTCACCCGCGCGCGCGACGTGCTGTTGCTGTCGGGCTTCGCGAGCGCGGCTCGTGTCGCACGCCAGCCGTCACGGTTTGTGGCGGAGGCCGGGGTGGGCCGCTGA
- the nudC gene encoding NAD(+) diphosphatase, whose amino-acid sequence MSVERVPLAGGIIDRDAPTRGSVEALAAAWAAPGALVLRIAGPNVPVRAADRSLALVPAAEVAVPEDERIYLGRRDGTPVFAVATEESASEPGVAWQHPFHAVMKLDHAERELVTMALAVIRWHEAAGFSPRDGEPTEIADGGWSRRTSSGGELFPRTDPAVIVLITHEDRVLLGSNVLWETGRFSLLAGFVEAGETLENAVAREVFEEAGVRVGDVRYIASQPWPFPRSLMLGFHAHLAPGQDPAALVADPTEISELRWFTREEIRSPQAGLLLPGSLSIAGWMLDTWAQDGAL is encoded by the coding sequence ATGAGTGTGGAACGAGTGCCGCTGGCTGGAGGAATCATCGACCGGGACGCGCCAACGCGTGGGTCGGTCGAGGCGCTCGCGGCCGCGTGGGCCGCGCCCGGCGCGCTCGTGCTGCGCATCGCCGGGCCCAACGTGCCCGTGCGTGCGGCCGACCGGAGCCTCGCCCTCGTGCCGGCCGCCGAGGTGGCCGTCCCCGAAGATGAGCGCATCTATCTCGGGCGACGCGACGGCACGCCGGTCTTTGCCGTCGCCACCGAGGAATCGGCGAGCGAGCCTGGCGTCGCGTGGCAGCACCCCTTCCACGCCGTGATGAAGCTTGACCACGCCGAGCGCGAGCTCGTGACGATGGCGCTCGCGGTGATCCGCTGGCACGAGGCGGCAGGGTTTTCACCGCGGGACGGCGAACCGACCGAGATCGCGGACGGCGGATGGTCGCGGCGCACCTCGAGCGGGGGCGAACTGTTTCCCCGCACGGATCCGGCGGTCATCGTCCTCATTACCCACGAGGACCGCGTGCTGCTCGGATCGAACGTGCTCTGGGAGACGGGCCGCTTCTCGCTGCTCGCGGGGTTTGTTGAGGCGGGCGAGACGCTCGAGAACGCCGTGGCGCGCGAGGTTTTCGAGGAGGCCGGGGTGCGGGTCGGCGATGTGCGGTACATCGCATCGCAGCCGTGGCCGTTCCCGCGCTCGCTGATGCTCGGTTTCCATGCGCACCTTGCGCCCGGGCAGGACCCGGCCGCGCTCGTCGCGGACCCGACCGAGATCTCGGAGCTGCGCTGGTTCACGCGCGAGGAAATTCGCTCGCCGCAGGCCGGCCTGCTGCTTCCCGGGTCGCTGTCGATCGCGGGCTGGATGCTCGACACCTGGGCGCAGGACGGGGCTCTGTGA
- a CDS encoding phosphotransferase encodes MATLPLTLAALATSAVPGLVAVAVRPHHGAGEEYAAAVLTTPDDEVIVSVPRTQQAETAQSASLLGLAALTEGARAELPFDAPRPLGMTRAGDTRAVATTYLPGSRFDVGDLSSDAILIDSIAETIAAIHALPRSVAQQGGLVERTTRDQRLLVTRMVDRAQATRYLPQTVHARWTEVLEAAELWDFEPRMVHGTLTADTLLVDNDRVVGVLDWSGLSVGDPASDVAWLYEAGDGVFDAVLSSYAKLSGVGDSAALRSRATLYHELEIAKWLLHGIDVHDSEIIDDAVGMLDRLVDRLSILTAAVPGRDPLDEAAAIELLEQTPAVSDRLSETAAFEALDEDRMFGFDTDFIDPLPAEDAADTPAGADGVGASEDDADLQLTEPVDDLLTEPINDDDLPEPRRD; translated from the coding sequence ATGGCCACCCTTCCCCTCACCCTCGCAGCGCTCGCGACCTCGGCGGTGCCCGGTCTCGTGGCGGTCGCTGTCCGACCACACCACGGCGCCGGCGAAGAGTACGCCGCGGCCGTGCTCACGACCCCAGACGACGAGGTCATCGTCAGCGTGCCGCGGACACAACAGGCCGAAACCGCCCAGTCCGCGTCGCTGCTCGGCCTCGCCGCGCTGACGGAGGGGGCCCGCGCAGAGCTGCCATTCGACGCGCCCCGCCCCCTCGGAATGACCCGCGCAGGTGACACGCGAGCCGTCGCAACAACGTACCTGCCGGGGTCGCGATTCGATGTCGGGGATCTCAGCTCCGACGCGATCCTCATCGACTCGATCGCGGAGACGATCGCCGCGATCCATGCGCTCCCCCGCAGCGTCGCGCAGCAGGGTGGTCTCGTCGAACGCACGACGCGCGACCAGCGGCTGCTCGTCACGCGGATGGTGGATCGCGCGCAGGCGACTCGCTACCTGCCGCAGACCGTTCACGCCCGGTGGACCGAGGTGCTCGAAGCGGCCGAGCTCTGGGACTTCGAGCCCAGGATGGTGCACGGCACGCTCACGGCCGACACGCTGCTCGTCGACAACGACCGCGTTGTCGGCGTGCTCGACTGGTCGGGGCTCTCGGTCGGCGACCCGGCGAGCGACGTCGCTTGGCTGTACGAGGCGGGCGACGGCGTCTTCGACGCCGTGCTCTCGAGCTACGCGAAGCTCTCGGGCGTGGGAGACTCGGCGGCGCTGCGCAGCCGAGCGACGCTCTACCACGAGCTGGAAATCGCGAAGTGGCTGCTGCACGGCATCGACGTGCACGACTCGGAGATCATTGACGACGCGGTCGGCATGCTCGACAGGCTCGTCGACCGGCTCAGCATTCTCACGGCCGCGGTGCCCGGCCGCGATCCGCTCGACGAGGCCGCCGCGATCGAGCTTCTCGAGCAGACGCCCGCCGTCTCGGATCGGCTCTCGGAGACCGCGGCCTTCGAGGCGCTCGATGAGGATCGAATGTTCGGCTTCGACACCGATTTCATCGACCCGCTCCCAGCCGAGGATGCTGCGGACACCCCCGCCGGAGCCGACGGCGTGGGTGCGAGCGAGGA